Proteins from a genomic interval of Quercus lobata isolate SW786 chromosome 11, ValleyOak3.0 Primary Assembly, whole genome shotgun sequence:
- the LOC115967490 gene encoding uncharacterized protein LOC115967490 yields MDYNGSNGKLTGIRQIVRLKEILQKWQSTTLGSRASNPPPPDEPDQNHGRISPAINKRLTNVMYCDSDEDGCHSPEPPPDVPKGYLAVYVGPELRRFIIPTTYLSHSLFKVLLEKAEEEFGFDHSGALTIPCDTETFKFLIKCMETHQKALPDKSSAGN; encoded by the exons ATGGATTACAATGGTAGCAATGGCAAGTTGACAGGAATACGACAGATTGTTAGGCTAAAGGAAATCCTCCAGAAATGGCAATCCACCACTCTTGGCTCAAGGGCGAGCAATCCCCCCCCACCTGACGAACCTGATCAAAATCATGGGCGAATTTCGCCGGCAATCAATAAAAGGTTAACAAATGTTATGTATTGTGATTCAGATGAGGATGGCTGCCATAGCCCTGAACCGCCACCTGATGTCCCCAAAGGTTATTTGGCAGTTTATGTTGGGCCAGAGCTTCGGAGGTTTATCATTCCCACTACCTATCTTAGCCACTCCTTGTTCAAGGTGTTGCTGGAAAAGGCTGAGGAGGAGTTTGGGTTTGATCATAGTGGCGCGCTCACCATACCATGCGATACTGAGACTTTCAAGTTCCTTATTAAGTGCATGGAGACCCATCAGAAGGCTCTCCCTGATAAGAGCTCAG CTGGAAATTAA